One segment of Streptomyces bathyalis DNA contains the following:
- a CDS encoding DEAD/DEAH box helicase family protein, with translation MNSLAEAMSRLRPPYALRKHQEDALARLTPVTRGCAAVGEPARADGDSGQAAGSGGSPQQARAWVVLPPGTGKTLTGLEAARRLGAPVVVLTPNTAIQGQWLRTWEAFVPDAGTGDPADADAGSGETTRTVPAGTDRGLNSPVTVLTYQSLASFDPDAEIDEDGSERRQRNSAGSSTAAVRHLHRLRPQGLELVEALRRTGTFTLLLDECHHLLDTWGELLAELLRELPDATVIGLTATPPDRLSPAQAELVAELFGPAVQGPSIPAAVREGNLAPYAELCWLTAPTPVEADWLAAEAERFTELTTGLLDPGFADRPFLGWLDERFVIRRGPDGARVPWSRLVRERPELTASALRFHHAGLLALPEGARPHEEHRRPPGADDWVLLLDDWVRHCLRRSGSPRDAEVLEALRKALPSVGHQLTARGIRGGRSPVDRVLARSAAKPQAVKEILAAEDAALGEQLRAVVVCDHERATATLPVRLTGVLEAQAGSAVLVLEELAADPRTASLDPVLVTGRTVAASRETAEQLMAYCREAGPPGMELGIEPLDAGSGSVGGGTSGHGEGVPEAGDPCVAGVAAGPGPLVRLAGTSGWNSRRWVELVTRFFERGGTRVLIGTRGMLGEGWDARRVNTLIDLTEATTPTAVVQTRGRALRLDPDDPRKVANTWSVVCVADAHPRGDHDWSRFVRKHDGYLGLTDAGEVMVGVPHVHPELSPYAPPPTTEFDRFNVTMLQRAAARDEVRERWRLGEPYEDELIHTVRVTVPRTRAAAPVARPGTHPAAVPAPQGVRPARPSSGSVLSRAVVPGAAFAGALGTVASAAAALPGTLAAAAGGLAACAAYTTTRTAVVRRHLEAVAEAPVLVHIAWATAEALHKAGLVPRGSEGVSFEPDETGAYRVELDGVPLEASSLFATAFDEAVSPLTSPRYVMPRHLLPRPTVGAAFRTLCRRPAANAVVHHAVPGPLAENRRLADLFAGAWNTYVSTGTPLYTRGPEGAGVLAAQAGGSPLEVTTAMRMTWQ, from the coding sequence GTGAACTCCCTCGCCGAGGCCATGAGCCGCCTGCGCCCGCCGTACGCGCTGCGCAAGCACCAGGAGGACGCGCTGGCGCGCCTCACGCCGGTGACCCGCGGATGCGCGGCAGTTGGCGAGCCCGCCAGGGCCGACGGGGACTCCGGCCAGGCGGCCGGCTCCGGCGGTTCGCCTCAACAGGCGCGTGCCTGGGTCGTGTTGCCGCCCGGCACGGGAAAGACGCTGACGGGACTCGAGGCCGCACGCAGGCTCGGCGCCCCCGTCGTGGTCCTCACACCGAACACCGCGATACAGGGCCAGTGGCTCCGGACGTGGGAGGCGTTCGTTCCCGACGCAGGCACCGGCGACCCGGCGGACGCCGACGCAGGATCCGGCGAAACCACGAGGACCGTGCCCGCCGGCACGGACCGCGGCCTCAACTCCCCCGTCACCGTGCTCACTTACCAGTCGCTCGCCTCCTTCGACCCCGACGCCGAGATCGACGAGGACGGCAGCGAGCGGAGGCAGCGGAACTCGGCGGGCTCAAGCACGGCTGCGGTCCGCCATCTGCACAGACTCCGTCCGCAGGGCCTCGAACTCGTCGAAGCGCTGCGCCGCACGGGGACGTTCACGCTCCTCCTCGATGAGTGTCACCATCTCCTCGACACCTGGGGCGAGTTGCTGGCCGAGCTGCTGCGTGAGCTTCCCGACGCCACGGTCATCGGCCTCACCGCCACACCTCCCGACCGGCTCTCACCCGCACAGGCCGAGCTGGTGGCCGAGCTCTTCGGCCCCGCCGTGCAGGGTCCCTCGATCCCCGCCGCCGTACGGGAGGGGAACCTCGCCCCGTACGCGGAACTGTGCTGGCTGACCGCGCCCACCCCCGTCGAGGCGGACTGGCTCGCCGCCGAGGCCGAACGGTTCACCGAGCTGACGACCGGTCTCCTCGACCCCGGCTTCGCCGACCGGCCCTTCCTCGGCTGGCTGGACGAGCGCTTCGTCATCCGCCGGGGTCCCGACGGAGCACGCGTGCCCTGGTCCCGGCTGGTACGCGAACGTCCCGAACTCACCGCGTCCGCACTGCGGTTCCACCACGCGGGGCTCCTCGCCCTGCCCGAAGGGGCGCGGCCGCACGAGGAGCACCGGCGGCCACCCGGCGCGGACGACTGGGTGCTGCTGCTGGACGACTGGGTGCGGCACTGTCTGCGCCGCAGCGGTTCGCCACGTGACGCCGAGGTTCTGGAGGCGCTGCGGAAGGCACTCCCGTCCGTGGGGCACCAGTTGACGGCACGCGGCATCCGCGGCGGCCGCTCGCCCGTCGACCGGGTGCTGGCCCGCAGCGCGGCCAAACCGCAGGCCGTGAAGGAGATCCTCGCGGCGGAGGACGCGGCTCTCGGCGAGCAGCTGCGCGCTGTCGTCGTCTGCGACCACGAGCGAGCGACGGCGACGCTGCCCGTGCGGCTGACCGGAGTGCTGGAGGCTCAGGCCGGTTCGGCGGTACTGGTGCTGGAGGAACTGGCGGCCGATCCACGCACGGCATCGCTCGATCCGGTGCTGGTGACGGGCCGAACGGTGGCCGCGTCACGGGAGACCGCGGAGCAGCTGATGGCCTACTGCCGTGAGGCCGGCCCTCCCGGGATGGAGCTGGGCATCGAGCCGCTGGACGCGGGCAGCGGATCCGTCGGCGGCGGTACGAGCGGTCATGGCGAGGGTGTTCCGGAAGCCGGGGACCCGTGCGTTGCCGGCGTCGCGGCCGGCCCGGGACCGCTCGTCCGCCTCGCGGGCACATCCGGCTGGAACAGCCGACGCTGGGTCGAGCTCGTGACCCGCTTCTTCGAGCGGGGCGGCACACGCGTGCTCATCGGTACCCGCGGCATGCTCGGCGAGGGCTGGGACGCCCGCCGGGTCAACACGCTGATCGATCTCACCGAGGCGACGACGCCCACCGCGGTCGTCCAGACGCGGGGACGTGCGCTGCGGCTCGACCCGGACGATCCCCGCAAGGTCGCCAACACCTGGTCGGTGGTGTGCGTCGCGGACGCGCATCCGCGCGGCGACCACGACTGGAGCCGCTTCGTCCGCAAGCACGACGGCTATCTCGGGCTGACGGACGCGGGTGAGGTCATGGTCGGCGTTCCGCACGTCCACCCCGAGCTGTCCCCTTACGCCCCGCCTCCCACAACGGAGTTCGACCGTTTCAACGTCACGATGCTCCAGCGCGCCGCCGCCCGCGACGAGGTACGGGAGCGGTGGCGGCTCGGCGAGCCGTACGAGGACGAGTTGATCCACACGGTCCGGGTGACCGTCCCCCGCACGAGGGCCGCCGCCCCCGTGGCACGACCTGGCACGCATCCGGCGGCGGTTCCCGCGCCGCAAGGGGTCCGTCCGGCCCGTCCGTCCTCCGGCTCGGTGCTCTCCCGTGCGGTCGTTCCCGGTGCGGCGTTCGCCGGGGCGCTCGGGACGGTGGCTTCCGCGGCCGCCGCGCTTCCCGGCACGCTCGCCGCCGCGGCCGGCGGCCTCGCGGCGTGCGCCGCGTACACCACGACCCGCACGGCCGTGGTGCGGCGGCATCTGGAGGCAGTGGCGGAGGCACCCGTGCTCGTGCACATCGCCTGGGCCACGGCGGAGGCACTGCACAAGGCCGGTCTGGTACCGCGCGGTTCGGAGGGTGTCTCCTTCGAGCCCGACGAGACCGGGGCCTACCGCGTCGAGCTGGACGGGGTGCCTCTTGAGGCGTCCTCGCTCTTCGCGACCGCCTTCGACGAGGCCGTCTCCCCGCTGACCTCACCCCGCTATGTGATGCCCCGCCATCTCCTGCCGCGTCCCACCGTGGGTGCGGCTTTCCGCACGCTGTGCCGCAGGCCCGCCGCGAACGCGGTCGTCCACCACGCCGTGCCCGGCCCGCTCGCGGAGAACCGCCGCCTCGCGGACCTCTTCGCGGGTGCCTGGAACACGTACGTCAGCACGGGCACACCCCTCTATACGCGCGGGCCGGAGGGAGCGGGCGTCCTCGCCGCCCAGGCGGGTGGCTCACCGCTCGAGGTCACGACGGCGATGCGGATGACGTGGCAGTGA
- a CDS encoding alpha/beta hydrolase, whose translation MKRRVIAVYGGAAVVLAGLITAIPVAANAGSTDAADTAGSANSTLKWTDCATENYPDLQCSKVSVPLDHDKPDGKKITIALSRVQHTADKSQGPLLVNPGGPGGSGLTLAGFVAKSLPKKVASQYDVIGFDPRGVGKSEPALNCKPGYFDPVRPDSVPRSAKGEQANIKRAKGFAEACGKKHGKLLNHINTVNAVKDMDSIRTAVGAKKINYFGYSYGTYLGAVYSKLFPENVRRLVLDSIVDPDGVWYEDNIAQDYAFESRHKAFAAWVAKHDADYKLGKDPAKVEQAWYKMRDAVRKNPAGDKVGPSELEDTFIPGGYYNGYWPDLAAAFAAFVNDKDTAPIVDAYEAMGAVDAEGDNGYSIYTSVQCRDAAWPRDWGTWHRDMTKVYEKAPFMTWNNAWYNAPCAFWPTKSQKPLDVSNKKLPPVLLFQATDDAATPYEGGVNMHRKLRGSSLVVEDGGGNHGITLGGSECLDKFLADYLATGKVPEGQGSGEPDATCEALPDPEPLSPEDAKSAVPAPYGSNSTADRGAELHHLLGNRG comes from the coding sequence ATGAAAAGACGCGTCATAGCCGTATACGGCGGCGCTGCGGTCGTGCTGGCCGGACTGATCACAGCCATTCCGGTGGCTGCGAATGCCGGATCCACCGACGCCGCGGACACGGCGGGCAGTGCCAACAGCACACTCAAGTGGACTGACTGCGCCACCGAGAACTACCCGGACCTGCAGTGCTCCAAGGTCAGCGTGCCGCTGGACCACGACAAGCCGGACGGCAAGAAGATCACCATCGCGCTCTCGCGCGTGCAGCACACCGCCGACAAGTCCCAGGGTCCGCTGCTGGTGAACCCCGGCGGCCCCGGCGGCAGCGGGCTGACTCTCGCGGGCTTCGTCGCCAAGTCGCTGCCGAAGAAGGTCGCGTCGCAGTACGACGTGATCGGTTTCGACCCTCGCGGAGTCGGCAAGAGTGAGCCCGCACTCAACTGCAAGCCTGGCTACTTCGACCCGGTGCGCCCCGACAGCGTGCCGCGCAGCGCGAAGGGCGAACAGGCCAACATCAAGCGTGCCAAGGGCTTCGCCGAGGCGTGCGGCAAGAAGCACGGCAAGCTGCTGAACCACATCAACACCGTGAACGCGGTGAAGGACATGGACAGCATCCGCACGGCGGTCGGCGCCAAGAAGATCAACTACTTCGGCTACTCGTACGGCACCTACCTCGGCGCCGTCTACTCCAAGCTGTTCCCGGAGAACGTCCGCCGCCTGGTGCTGGACAGCATCGTCGACCCCGACGGCGTCTGGTACGAGGACAACATCGCCCAGGACTACGCCTTCGAGTCCCGCCACAAGGCCTTCGCCGCGTGGGTCGCCAAGCACGACGCGGACTACAAGCTCGGCAAGGACCCGGCCAAGGTCGAGCAGGCCTGGTACAAGATGCGCGACGCGGTGCGCAAGAACCCCGCGGGCGACAAGGTCGGCCCCTCCGAGCTCGAGGACACCTTCATCCCCGGCGGCTACTACAACGGCTACTGGCCCGATCTGGCCGCCGCCTTCGCCGCGTTCGTCAACGACAAGGACACCGCGCCCATCGTCGACGCCTACGAGGCGATGGGAGCCGTCGACGCGGAGGGCGACAACGGCTACTCCATCTACACCTCGGTGCAGTGCCGTGACGCGGCCTGGCCGCGGGACTGGGGCACCTGGCACCGCGACATGACGAAGGTGTACGAGAAGGCGCCCTTCATGACGTGGAACAACGCCTGGTACAACGCTCCTTGCGCGTTCTGGCCGACGAAGTCCCAGAAGCCGCTGGACGTTTCGAACAAGAAGCTTCCGCCGGTGCTGCTCTTCCAGGCCACCGATGACGCGGCCACCCCGTACGAGGGCGGCGTCAACATGCACCGCAAGCTGCGCGGTTCGAGCCTCGTCGTCGAAGACGGCGGCGGCAACCACGGCATCACCCTCGGCGGCAGCGAGTGCCTGGACAAGTTCCTGGCCGACTACCTCGCGACCGGCAAAGTGCCCGAGGGCCAGGGCAGCGGCGAACCGGACGCCACCTGTGAGGCGCTGCCCGACCCGGAGCCGCTGAGCCCGGAGGACGCCAAGTCCGCCGTGCCGGCACCGTACGGCTCCAACAGCACCGCCGACCGCGGCGCCGAGCTGCACCACCTGCTCGGGAACCGCGGCTGA
- a CDS encoding Mut7-C ubiquitin/RNAse domain-containing protein: MTPAHIRLRFDDSLRFFLAARHRGSGAASLSHDGTSTLGHVIQSLGVPLTEVGELTVRGPDDDAGRRVGPSYRPRDAEVADVATAARPQPVPPPAPPRFVLDVHLGALARRLRLVGLDTSYGNDSSDDALLAQANAERRVLLTQDRGLLLRRALWLGAYVRGARPDDQLLDVLDRFAPALEPWTRCMACNGTLAPVEKSEIAALLRPGTRRTYDTFMRCRSCSRLFWRGAHSGRLESLVTTALEATGGDGAEARSGTRRGSGARRGADGFRTGRGSEPA, from the coding sequence GTGACACCGGCGCACATCCGGCTCCGCTTCGACGACAGCCTGCGCTTCTTCCTCGCCGCGCGCCACCGCGGTTCCGGTGCGGCGAGCCTGTCCCACGACGGGACGTCCACGCTCGGCCATGTCATCCAGTCCCTGGGCGTTCCGCTCACGGAGGTGGGCGAGCTGACGGTCCGCGGGCCGGACGATGACGCCGGCCGCCGCGTCGGCCCCTCGTACCGCCCGCGCGACGCGGAGGTCGCCGACGTCGCAACCGCCGCCCGACCGCAGCCCGTTCCCCCGCCGGCTCCGCCGCGCTTCGTCCTCGATGTGCATCTGGGAGCCCTGGCAAGGCGCCTCCGGCTCGTCGGGCTGGACACCTCCTACGGCAACGACAGCTCCGACGACGCGCTGCTCGCTCAGGCCAATGCCGAACGGCGGGTGCTGCTCACGCAGGACCGCGGGCTGCTCCTTCGCAGGGCTCTGTGGCTGGGCGCGTATGTGCGGGGCGCCCGCCCCGACGATCAACTCCTCGACGTCCTCGACCGGTTCGCACCGGCCCTTGAGCCGTGGACACGCTGCATGGCCTGCAACGGAACGCTGGCGCCGGTCGAGAAGTCCGAGATCGCAGCGCTGCTGCGTCCGGGCACACGGCGTACGTACGACACCTTCATGCGCTGCCGCTCGTGCTCCCGCCTCTTCTGGCGCGGCGCGCACAGCGGCAGGCTGGAGTCCTTGGTGACGACGGCACTCGAGGCGACGGGTGGTGACGGGGCGGAGGCGAGGTCGGGCACGCGGCGCGGCTCCGGTGCGCGACGTGGGGCCGACGGCTTTCGCACCGGCCGGGGATCGGAACCGGCATAA
- a CDS encoding acylphosphatase has protein sequence MYRKRVIVSGDVQGVFYRDTCRATAEAQGVNGWVRNLPDGRVEAVFEGETGIVEQLVDWAHEGPPTAHVEKVEDFEEEPQGLTAFEVRPTPPAEQAPGDAPDSGP, from the coding sequence ATGTACCGCAAGCGCGTGATCGTCTCAGGCGACGTGCAGGGCGTCTTCTACCGCGACACCTGCCGCGCGACGGCCGAGGCCCAGGGGGTGAACGGCTGGGTCCGCAATCTTCCCGACGGCCGGGTCGAGGCCGTCTTCGAAGGTGAGACGGGGATCGTGGAGCAGCTGGTCGACTGGGCGCACGAGGGCCCGCCGACCGCCCACGTGGAGAAGGTCGAGGACTTCGAGGAGGAGCCGCAGGGGCTCACGGCCTTCGAGGTCCGTCCGACACCACCGGCCGAGCAGGCTCCCGGCGACGCGCCCGACAGCGGCCCGTGA
- a CDS encoding excalibur calcium-binding domain-containing protein: MHPGQPQPQPQPYRPHPGPPPRPGWARKRVLLPGLFLTWFFGFALGTSGASGSAPGDGPAGSASPRPTATTTVTETASPDAEPAPTVTETKEVKVRTTVTVTAKAPAPQDAGPGAGGSASVHYGNCAEARRAGAAPVHRGEPGYGRHLDRDGDGVGCDT; encoded by the coding sequence ATGCATCCCGGTCAGCCGCAGCCCCAGCCACAGCCGTACCGGCCACACCCCGGCCCACCACCCAGGCCGGGCTGGGCACGCAAGCGCGTCCTGTTACCGGGCCTCTTCCTCACATGGTTCTTCGGCTTCGCCCTGGGCACCTCCGGGGCGTCCGGCTCCGCTCCCGGCGACGGGCCGGCCGGGTCCGCGAGTCCCCGCCCGACGGCGACGACGACCGTCACCGAGACGGCCTCACCCGACGCCGAGCCGGCTCCCACCGTCACCGAGACCAAGGAGGTGAAGGTGAGAACCACGGTGACGGTCACCGCGAAGGCGCCCGCCCCGCAGGACGCGGGCCCGGGGGCAGGCGGCTCCGCCTCCGTCCACTACGGCAACTGCGCCGAGGCACGCAGGGCGGGCGCGGCCCCCGTGCACCGGGGCGAGCCGGGATACGGCCGCCATCTGGACCGGGACGGGGACGGAGTGGGCTGCGACACCTGA